The following are encoded in a window of Onthophagus taurus isolate NC chromosome 3, IU_Otau_3.0, whole genome shotgun sequence genomic DNA:
- the LOC111421398 gene encoding GILT-like protein 1, with product MVKLFLFGVLFIATIALSSQEPLKVSVFYESLCPDSIRFITQQLAPNYDALAEKIFVDFVPYGKATHELIDDKWHFECQHGENECYGNMMQACGLNETDDQATQVKFIDCVMSASYPASDASMEECAIASGISWDNMVECSKNGVGAKLLAAYGDRTHAVEPTITFVPTIIYNDVYDADKQQGSLVDFLNTVLNQL from the exons atggttaaattatttttatttggtgTTCTTTTTATCGCAACGATTGCTCTTTCTTCTCAG GAACCCCTTAAAGTCTCCGTTTTCTATGAATCACTTTGCCCGGATAGTATTCGTTTCATCACTCAACAGCTGGCACCAAATTACGATGCTTTAGCcgagaaaatatttgttgattttgttcCTTATGGTAAAGCTACT catGAATTAATTGATGATAAATGGCACTTTGAATGCCAACATGGTGAAAATGAATGTTACGGCAACATGATGCAAGCGTGTGGATTAAATGAAACCGATGATCAAGCCACGCAAGTTAAATTTATCGATTGCGTTATGTCCGCAAGTTACCCCGCGAGCGATGCTTCCATGGAGGAATGTGCCATTGCAAGCGGAATTAGCTGGGATAATATGGTGGAGTGTTCTAAGAATGGTGTAGGGGCCAAACTTTTGGCTGCTTATGGTGATCGGACTCACGCCGTTGAACCAACGATCACTTTCGTTCCaactattatttataatgacGTTTATGATGCCGATAAACAACAAGGGTCTTTGGTCGATTTCTTGAATAccgttttaaatcaattataa
- the LOC111421393 gene encoding uncharacterized protein has product MQSNEEQTLEMLSDEEFQSIFRMSRKTSIALQAELDVLSNIDNESTDKNLLFCLWYLGNNEPITSAPHIFDLNEDAEEVLMVYLDKLTSLGANYIKWPDEEEFEQIEVGFKRMYGFPGVVGVIGSLHIHIASQGNDSKYYNKEMKGDTIVLQVVTDNNLLLRDVFAGSPGGKDVETILKSSGLYQKLIDENEYLTRCNKHLLGGTLHPQMKTLLTPYKVLGELTERQCKFNYLHNSVMFNVEQTFRCMENRFLRLTTVDSLDPLLCSSVVSAICILHNFTRVRNDNCNIYM; this is encoded by the coding sequence ATGCAATCAAATGAAGAACAAACGTTGGAAATGTTATCGGATGAAGAATTTCAATCTATATTTCGTATGTCACGAAAAACTTCAATTGCTTTGCAAGCTGAATTAGATGTTTTGTCAAACATCGATAATGAATCAACAGATAAAAATCTCCTTTTTTGTTTGTGGTATCTTGGAAATAACGAGCCGATTACCTCAGCTCCgcatatttttgatttaaatgaaGATGCCGAAGAAGTATTAATGGtttatttagataaattaactTCGTTGGGTGCGAATTATATAAAGTGGCCTGATGAGGAAGAATTCGAACAAATCGAAGTTGGTTTTAAAAGGATGTATGGTTTCCCTGGGGTTGTTGGAGTGATAGGAAGCTTACATATTCACATTGCGTCCCAAGGAAACGAtagtaaatattataataaagaaatgaagGGTGATACAATCGTTCTTCAAGTTGTGACggataataatttgttattaaggGATGTTTTTGCTGGATCACCAGGTGGAAAAGACGTTGAAACTATTCTAAAATCAAGtggtttatatcaaaaattaatagatgaaaacgaatatttaactcggtgtaataaacatttattagGAGGAACATTACATCCGCAAATGAAAACGTTGTTAACACCTTACAAAGTGTTGGGCGAATTAACGGAAAGGCagtgtaaatttaattatttacataattcGGTTATGTTTAATGTAGAACAAACTTTTCGATGTATGGAAAATCGGTTTCTTCGATTAACAACAGTTGATTCGCTAGATCCTTTACTCTGCTCATCGGTTGTTAGTGCAATTTgtattttacataattttactAGAGTTAGAAATGataattgtaatatttatatgtaa
- the LOC111421397 gene encoding uncharacterized protein, with the protein MEKILILFCITLATSYAAHLGGVCSLNSDCNYIINAECKDSVCQCISSMIQHENTCVQPVVPATSCISYTDCQIGTTDYNRICSNGQCVCKPYFNWNGSCRKNRGLYEDCLKDDDCYWGEDMVGLMTCTNLQCSCKSGMVPRGKRCVVIGA; encoded by the exons atggaaaagattttaattttattttgcattacTTTAGCAACAAGCTATG CTGCTCATTTAGGGGGTGTTTGTTCTTTAAACTCCGATTGTAACTACATCATTAACGCAGAATGCAAAGATTCAGTTTGCCAATGTATTTCTTCGATGATTCAACATGAAAATACTTGTGTTCAACCTGTAGTTCCAGCCACTAGCTGTATTTCTTATACAGATTGTCAAATTGGTACCACCGATTACAACAGGATTTGCTCAAACGGTCAATGTGTTtgtaaaccttattttaatTGGAATGGAAGTTGTAGGAAAAACAGGG GTTTATATGAAGATTGTTTAAAGGATGATGATTGTTATTGGGGTGAGGATATGGTCGGATTAATGACTTGCACTAATCTTCAATGTTCTTGTAAATCTGGGATGGTTCCCCGTGGAAAAAGATGTGTTGTAATTGGAGCTTAA